The proteins below are encoded in one region of Paenibacillus sp. YYML68:
- a CDS encoding ABC transporter substrate-binding protein: MKNRNSYFYTYSVIVVWIVVIMATGCTASPTRTETKQVTILYSSVSDFMNDFGGTLRSEFTDINIQVIEFESVLGKGVWNGFKYVPASGQNWDDQAFIQLIKETNPDILYFPESLYPKLLEEGLLRDVTNQLSSEQYWNIDPSLIETFKKMGDGRVFFISDSLASQAIYYNKDIFLNYGLDEPHDKMTWEDVLELSDLITKRGLEDQVIGLQTPNYSMIDLLFIIGEAQGLNWYDTQSQTTLFSNPGWRPVVEKVVREYKSEKGIKIENKSTAHWFNGGHVAMVLDTFRLKDELQKLDSSVNWRMVSAPIVHEDDSLSNSNTFQYLNGIHESTTQSQEVWKVWSYMNSRDVGLARHNGSMFRFTIPVRSFIRDDEVRNLASLYKVTPWVLSGKANMNASVRMENTAKAYLLQQLQKILMDELTLENALTRWDTELHKVMMP, from the coding sequence ATGAAGAATCGCAATAGTTATTTCTACACATATAGTGTTATTGTCGTATGGATCGTTGTAATTATGGCTACAGGGTGTACAGCTTCTCCAACTAGAACCGAAACGAAACAAGTAACCATTCTCTATAGTTCAGTATCGGATTTTATGAATGATTTTGGGGGAACTTTGCGCAGTGAGTTTACGGATATAAATATTCAAGTAATCGAGTTTGAATCTGTTTTGGGTAAGGGAGTTTGGAATGGATTTAAATACGTTCCTGCTTCTGGGCAGAATTGGGATGACCAGGCCTTCATACAATTGATTAAAGAGACAAATCCGGACATTCTTTACTTTCCGGAATCACTTTACCCAAAGCTATTAGAGGAGGGACTACTTCGGGATGTTACAAATCAATTAAGCAGTGAGCAGTATTGGAATATCGATCCTTCGTTGATAGAAACATTTAAAAAAATGGGTGATGGAAGGGTGTTTTTTATATCAGATTCTTTGGCCTCGCAAGCTATATATTATAACAAGGATATATTCTTGAATTATGGACTGGATGAACCTCATGACAAGATGACATGGGAGGATGTGTTGGAATTATCCGATCTCATTACAAAGAGGGGGCTAGAAGATCAAGTTATTGGATTACAGACACCTAATTACAGCATGATTGATTTACTGTTTATAATAGGAGAAGCTCAGGGTCTGAATTGGTACGATACTCAAAGCCAAACTACATTATTTTCAAATCCTGGCTGGAGGCCTGTTGTAGAGAAAGTCGTACGAGAATATAAGAGCGAAAAAGGTATTAAAATAGAAAACAAATCAACAGCTCATTGGTTTAATGGTGGACACGTCGCAATGGTCCTAGATACGTTTCGCTTAAAGGATGAACTGCAAAAATTAGATAGTTCTGTAAATTGGAGAATGGTTTCTGCTCCGATCGTTCATGAAGATGATTCATTGAGCAATTCAAATACGTTTCAATATTTAAATGGAATTCATGAGTCTACGACTCAAAGTCAAGAAGTATGGAAGGTTTGGTCATATATGAACAGCAGGGACGTAGGGCTAGCAAGGCATAATGGGAGTATGTTTAGGTTTACAATACCTGTCCGATCTTTTATCAGAGATGATGAGGTGAGGAATCTAGCTTCATTATATAAAGTCACACCTTGGGTGTTATCAGGTAAGGCAAATATGAATGCTTCAGTTCGAATGGAGAACACCGCAAAAGCCTATTTACTACAACAATTGCAAAAAATATTAATGGATGAATTGACTCTAGAAAATGCATTGACAAGATGGGATACAGAGTTGCATAAAGTTATGATGCCTTAA
- a CDS encoding ABC transporter substrate-binding protein — protein sequence MKKILVFIMLSSVLVVSGCTSSQPKVDEDYSNKRFIIHTSFSDEASFYKSYGNLILQHFPGLDVRLVLRHEWEHERANGQSPDLIFAFTTDYVKLRDDSYLMDLRSNMKKDSFKLDRYSEDMIKALSDDSGVLYGLAPNVHIFGMFYNKQLFDQRQIPYPQNNMDWYETLQLSTRFDGVAGYESSFSASDMLMNIAHTNKWRILDHARSNITMSSADWVKGIEAVQHVYQTGSIVKGTGEFFNQGKSAMLAEHISFSKTLNDRPSFSWGVVPSPVNTNNRQESRSVFFHQVLSVPKATTQPELAWEVIKLLMSEEAVQYYAENHNPATVPTLKSKMMDYNGINLTAFWEQSIDSSPGIPDYSFSTEFTGEIYGVTEKYLQKIIQDEISALEGLSLINNELNTAYAKEKLNHE from the coding sequence ATGAAGAAAATTCTTGTGTTTATAATGTTAAGTTCTGTTCTAGTAGTGTCAGGCTGTACATCATCACAGCCTAAGGTAGATGAAGACTACTCTAATAAACGATTTATCATACATACATCATTTTCTGACGAGGCCTCGTTCTACAAATCCTATGGAAATTTGATACTTCAGCATTTTCCAGGGTTGGATGTACGACTTGTTCTCAGGCATGAATGGGAACATGAAAGAGCGAATGGGCAATCGCCTGATCTGATATTCGCCTTTACAACTGATTATGTGAAACTACGCGATGATTCATACTTAATGGATTTGAGATCTAATATGAAAAAGGATTCCTTTAAGTTGGATCGATACTCTGAAGACATGATCAAGGCGTTGAGCGATGACTCGGGAGTTTTATACGGCCTAGCACCCAATGTACATATTTTTGGGATGTTCTATAATAAGCAGCTTTTTGATCAAAGACAGATTCCCTATCCTCAAAATAATATGGATTGGTATGAAACGCTTCAATTATCTACACGATTTGATGGTGTAGCAGGCTATGAAAGTTCTTTTTCTGCAAGTGACATGTTGATGAATATTGCACACACCAATAAGTGGAGAATTCTCGATCATGCGCGTAGTAACATTACGATGAGTTCGGCAGATTGGGTAAAGGGAATTGAAGCTGTTCAGCATGTTTATCAGACAGGTTCTATTGTTAAGGGGACGGGTGAGTTTTTCAATCAAGGTAAGTCAGCGATGCTTGCAGAACATATATCTTTCTCAAAAACATTGAATGATCGTCCATCTTTCTCTTGGGGAGTAGTTCCTTCTCCAGTTAATACGAATAATAGACAAGAAAGTCGAAGCGTGTTCTTCCATCAAGTATTGTCTGTGCCTAAAGCCACGACACAACCTGAGTTAGCATGGGAGGTGATCAAACTGTTAATGAGTGAAGAGGCTGTGCAGTATTATGCAGAGAACCATAATCCAGCAACCGTGCCTACCTTAAAAAGTAAGATGATGGATTATAACGGAATTAATTTAACGGCATTTTGGGAACAGTCAATCGATTCCAGTCCTGGGATACCAGATTACTCATTCTCGACTGAGTTTACTGGTGAAATATACGGAGTAACTGAGAAGTACTTACAAAAGATTATTCAAGACGAAATATCGGCCTTGGAAGGGCTGAGTCTAATAAACAATGAGCTGAACACAGCTTACGCTAAGGAGAAGTTAAACCATGAGTGA
- a CDS encoding extracellular solute-binding protein: MNKKWLTASTSIMLTAALAVTGCTSGNSEDNKEKAAAKQVQFPLEQPVQLKIFASADPQVKKGYNEMQMFKDLQQKTNVQVEWTQVSTEQLIEKKNITIASGDLPDAFYGRAVLTDQEVVKLGSQGAIIPLDDLIDAHAPNLKKIFEKRPEFKKLLTAPDGKIYTLPTTVEREFNAIPSTLFMNKKWLDQLGLPIPTTTDELYKTLQAFKEKDPNGNGKNDEIPFSFLFNNSQNGSNSLAGSFGVKMDDTKHHLFPDSNGKLKFAPAEPEYKNYLQYVSKLYKEKLIDQEVFTHNLNQYLTKVRTKEGLVGAFYGYSLASVFGGANNDYVPVAPLKGPNGEQGGWLRTSVGYSIGSFAITSANKHPEVTMKWIDSAFDEKLSFQFESGPFGLTSKENADGTIEKLPTPQGVGAGAFKHSEAPGNGAVVIVLKDMVDRYKDAQADEKRSYYKLYDAFAPKDIVVNTLWSSEDAEKLAPIQLDLGERNGYYSSMFAKFVMDGFTDADWDNHLAQLKKLKIDEYVGMYQKYHDAYVGKK; encoded by the coding sequence ATGAATAAAAAATGGCTGACTGCAAGTACAAGCATCATGCTCACCGCTGCGCTGGCTGTAACAGGCTGCACTAGCGGAAATTCCGAGGACAATAAGGAGAAGGCCGCTGCGAAGCAAGTGCAGTTCCCGCTCGAGCAGCCGGTTCAGCTGAAGATATTCGCCAGCGCTGACCCACAGGTGAAGAAGGGCTACAACGAGATGCAGATGTTCAAGGACCTGCAGCAGAAGACGAACGTTCAGGTGGAGTGGACTCAGGTTAGTACGGAGCAGCTCATTGAGAAGAAGAACATTACGATCGCGAGCGGCGACCTGCCGGATGCATTCTATGGCCGTGCGGTGCTGACGGATCAAGAGGTTGTGAAGCTGGGCAGCCAAGGCGCGATCATTCCGCTGGACGATCTGATCGATGCACATGCACCGAACCTGAAGAAGATCTTCGAGAAGCGTCCGGAATTCAAGAAGCTGCTCACTGCGCCGGATGGCAAAATCTACACGCTGCCGACGACCGTAGAGCGTGAATTCAATGCAATCCCATCGACTCTCTTCATGAATAAGAAGTGGCTCGACCAGCTTGGTCTCCCGATCCCGACGACGACCGATGAGCTGTACAAGACGCTCCAGGCGTTCAAGGAGAAAGACCCGAACGGCAACGGCAAGAATGATGAGATTCCGTTCTCCTTCCTGTTCAACAACTCGCAGAACGGCTCCAACTCGCTCGCTGGCTCGTTCGGCGTCAAGATGGACGACACGAAGCACCACTTGTTCCCAGATAGCAACGGTAAGCTGAAGTTCGCACCTGCTGAGCCGGAATACAAGAACTACCTGCAATATGTAAGCAAGCTGTACAAGGAGAAGCTGATTGACCAGGAAGTGTTCACGCACAACCTGAATCAGTACTTGACGAAGGTCAGAACGAAGGAAGGTCTGGTCGGTGCGTTCTACGGCTACTCGCTCGCTAGCGTATTCGGCGGCGCCAACAACGATTACGTTCCGGTAGCTCCGCTGAAGGGTCCCAATGGTGAGCAGGGCGGCTGGTTGCGCACGTCGGTTGGCTACAGCATCGGTTCGTTCGCGATTACTTCGGCGAACAAGCATCCAGAGGTGACGATGAAGTGGATCGATTCCGCATTCGATGAGAAGCTCAGCTTCCAATTCGAATCCGGTCCATTCGGTCTGACGTCCAAGGAGAATGCAGATGGCACCATCGAGAAGCTGCCGACTCCGCAAGGCGTAGGCGCAGGCGCGTTCAAGCACTCCGAGGCTCCGGGCAACGGCGCAGTCGTGATCGTGCTGAAGGACATGGTTGACCGTTACAAGGACGCACAAGCGGACGAGAAGCGCAGCTACTACAAGCTGTACGATGCATTCGCGCCGAAGGACATTGTCGTGAATACGCTGTGGTCGAGCGAGGATGCCGAGAAGCTCGCGCCAATTCAGCTTGACCTTGGTGAGAGAAACGGCTACTATTCCAGCATGTTCGCGAAGTTCGTCATGGACGGCTTCACAGATGCAGATTGGGATAACCACCTGGCGCAGCTGAAGAAGCTGAAGATCGATGAGTACGTAGGTATGTATCAGAAGTACCATGATGCTTATGTAGGCAAGAAGTAA
- a CDS encoding carbohydrate ABC transporter permease, with the protein MDTWNRSRVDRLFDWFNIAFFCVLLFIVIYPIYFIIIASISNPDLVNAGKIAFIPREISWIGYERILGDAEVWNGYKNSLIYTVLGTIFRVTLTITGGYALSRRDLPLSGPIMMLILFTMFFNGGLIPTYLLVKELGMVNTIWAMIIPGAVSVYQLIIVRTFFQSTIPQEMLEAAMMDGCGNFKFFLRMVLPLSLPIIAVIVLFNAVAMWNSYFQALIYLNDVALHPLQIVLRKILIISEAQMDMIDVSADAAEEQKVAELIKYGMVVVSSLPVLILYPFLQRYFVKGVMIGSVKG; encoded by the coding sequence ATGGACACTTGGAATAGAAGTAGAGTCGATCGGTTGTTTGACTGGTTCAATATCGCATTCTTCTGTGTACTGCTCTTCATCGTCATTTATCCAATCTATTTCATCATCATTGCATCGATTAGTAATCCTGACCTTGTGAATGCGGGGAAGATTGCGTTCATCCCGCGCGAAATATCGTGGATCGGGTACGAGCGTATTCTAGGTGACGCCGAGGTGTGGAACGGGTACAAGAACTCGCTCATCTACACGGTGCTGGGCACCATCTTCCGGGTTACGCTGACGATCACCGGCGGCTACGCGCTGTCGCGCAGAGACTTGCCGCTGTCTGGTCCGATCATGATGCTCATTCTGTTCACTATGTTCTTCAATGGTGGACTTATCCCGACATACTTGCTCGTGAAGGAGCTCGGCATGGTCAACACGATCTGGGCGATGATTATCCCGGGCGCAGTAAGCGTGTACCAGCTCATCATCGTACGTACGTTCTTCCAGAGCACGATTCCGCAGGAGATGCTCGAGGCGGCGATGATGGACGGCTGTGGTAACTTCAAGTTCTTCCTACGTATGGTGCTGCCGCTGTCCTTGCCGATTATCGCGGTTATCGTATTGTTCAACGCGGTAGCGATGTGGAACTCGTACTTCCAGGCGCTGATCTATCTGAATGACGTTGCGCTCCATCCGCTGCAGATTGTCCTTCGTAAAATATTAATCATCAGCGAGGCGCAGATGGATATGATCGACGTGTCTGCAGATGCCGCTGAAGAGCAGAAGGTAGCCGAGTTGATCAAGTACGGTATGGTCGTCGTCTCCAGCTTGCCGGTGCTGATCTTGTATCCGTTCCTGCAGCGCTACTTCGTTAAGGGTGTCATGATCGGCTCGGTCAAAGGTTAA
- a CDS encoding sugar ABC transporter permease, with protein sequence MLNQLKRHYELYLLLLPALLYFAIFEYGPIYGLQIAFKNFTPFKGIEGSPWVGFDHFIRFFESYKFWEVLINTLTISLYELVLFPIPVILALLINQLTSAKFKKVVQTITYAPHFISTVVIVGMLYLFLSPRNGIVNQVLVSLGFEGVFFMAKPELFSSIFVWSGVWQNAGWGTIIYLAALTGINPELHESAVVDGANKLKRILHIDLPGIMPTVIVLLILNVGNFMSVGFEKVYLMQNPLNVTSAEVIQTYVYKSGLLGAQYSYSAAIGMFNSIVNCILLMLVNFIAKRFGQASLW encoded by the coding sequence GTGTTGAATCAATTGAAAAGGCACTACGAGCTGTATCTATTGCTGCTCCCTGCCTTGCTGTATTTCGCGATCTTCGAGTACGGTCCGATCTACGGCTTGCAAATCGCGTTCAAAAATTTCACCCCGTTCAAGGGAATCGAAGGCAGTCCATGGGTCGGGTTCGATCATTTCATCCGCTTCTTCGAGAGCTATAAGTTCTGGGAAGTATTAATCAATACGCTCACGATCAGTCTGTACGAGCTCGTGCTGTTCCCGATTCCGGTCATTCTGGCCTTGCTCATTAACCAGCTGACCAGCGCGAAGTTCAAGAAGGTTGTGCAGACGATAACGTATGCGCCGCACTTCATCTCTACCGTCGTTATCGTTGGTATGCTCTATCTGTTCTTGTCGCCGCGTAACGGTATTGTCAATCAGGTGCTCGTCTCCCTCGGCTTCGAAGGCGTATTCTTCATGGCGAAGCCGGAGCTGTTCTCCTCGATCTTCGTCTGGTCCGGTGTATGGCAGAATGCAGGCTGGGGAACGATCATCTATCTCGCCGCACTGACGGGCATTAACCCGGAGCTGCACGAATCGGCCGTAGTCGACGGCGCGAACAAGCTGAAGCGTATTCTTCACATCGACCTGCCGGGCATTATGCCAACGGTTATCGTGCTGCTCATTCTGAATGTCGGCAACTTCATGTCGGTCGGCTTCGAGAAAGTATATCTCATGCAGAATCCGTTGAACGTCACTTCAGCCGAGGTTATTCAGACCTACGTGTACAAGAGCGGCTTGCTCGGTGCGCAATACAGCTACTCGGCAGCGATCGGTATGTTCAACTCGATAGTCAATTGTATCCTGCTGATGCTCGTGAATTTCATAGCCAAGCGCTTCGGTCAGGCAAGTCTGTGGTAG
- a CDS encoding sulfatase produces the protein MSTPKRPHVFFLMCDELRADTLGFMGNDIVKTPHLDQLAADSVIFENAYTNCPMCVPARASMMTGRNPISHGILDNAMRMVDDEQPLPHLLRENGYTTTMYGKLHVHLTPEECGFDEFQYGYPDPYTSFLGIRDHEMRRKSTFKKNEGDIPLVIHGVSPTDPDETSCSRLVDDYIERISAVKESGQPIFHYLSILDPHTPYMPTKPYADLYDPAEMPLPPNAGRTLEDKPITQRYFHKVRGFDKLNEEDYRKSLASYYGLVTHVDDRMGKVIARLKELDLYDDALIIFTSDHGAMMGEHGFIEKWGHMYEPVVRIPLLVKLPKNANKGTRLDTFAEIIDLLPTVLDAADIPLPDHVQGRSLLPVCRGEVKVHRTEVHSQYFCGSIHVEPAMMLRDAEWKLTLYPEQESIHEKLYGDHYLKYSPFFDGPLVGGELYDLRNDPHEMNNLFGNPDYAEQQVRMEARLQEWRQGLGKLADYRGLKQVNMKNVFKFIMDQADNWTKVAEAIQGDQGLGQCKREA, from the coding sequence ATGAGTACACCGAAGCGACCGCATGTATTTTTTCTGATGTGCGATGAGCTGCGTGCCGATACACTCGGCTTTATGGGTAACGACATCGTGAAGACGCCGCATCTGGACCAGCTTGCAGCAGATTCCGTTATTTTCGAGAACGCATACACGAACTGTCCGATGTGTGTTCCGGCGAGAGCGAGCATGATGACCGGACGCAATCCGATCAGCCACGGCATTCTCGATAATGCGATGCGTATGGTGGACGATGAGCAGCCGCTGCCGCATCTATTGAGAGAAAATGGATATACGACGACGATGTATGGAAAGCTACATGTGCATCTAACGCCAGAGGAGTGCGGCTTCGACGAGTTCCAGTACGGCTACCCGGACCCTTATACGAGCTTCCTCGGTATTCGTGACCATGAGATGCGCCGCAAGTCGACGTTCAAGAAGAACGAGGGCGACATTCCGCTCGTCATTCACGGCGTTAGCCCGACCGACCCGGACGAGACCTCCTGCTCACGCCTAGTCGACGATTATATCGAGCGGATCTCGGCTGTGAAGGAGAGCGGGCAGCCGATCTTCCACTACTTGTCGATCCTTGACCCGCATACGCCGTACATGCCGACGAAGCCTTACGCGGATCTGTATGATCCAGCCGAGATGCCGCTGCCGCCGAACGCGGGACGGACGCTCGAGGATAAGCCGATCACGCAGCGCTACTTCCACAAGGTACGGGGCTTCGACAAGCTGAACGAGGAGGACTACCGCAAGAGCCTTGCCAGCTACTACGGACTCGTGACGCATGTGGATGATCGTATGGGCAAGGTGATCGCGAGGCTGAAGGAACTGGACCTGTACGACGATGCACTCATCATCTTCACGTCGGACCACGGCGCGATGATGGGGGAGCATGGCTTCATTGAGAAGTGGGGCCATATGTACGAGCCGGTCGTACGCATTCCGCTATTGGTGAAGCTGCCTAAGAACGCGAATAAGGGGACGAGACTTGATACGTTCGCTGAGATTATTGACCTCCTGCCGACGGTGCTGGACGCGGCCGACATTCCGTTGCCCGATCATGTTCAAGGTCGAAGCCTGCTGCCTGTATGCCGCGGTGAGGTGAAGGTGCATCGGACGGAGGTGCACAGCCAGTACTTCTGTGGATCGATCCATGTCGAGCCGGCGATGATGCTGCGAGATGCGGAGTGGAAGCTGACGTTGTATCCAGAGCAGGAGTCGATTCACGAGAAGCTGTACGGCGACCATTATCTGAAGTATTCTCCGTTCTTCGATGGACCGCTGGTGGGCGGTGAGCTGTACGACCTGCGCAATGATCCGCACGAGATGAACAACTTGTTCGGGAACCCGGACTATGCCGAGCAGCAGGTCCGCATGGAGGCAAGGCTGCAGGAGTGGCGCCAAGGACTTGGCAAGCTGGCCGATTACCGCGGCTTGAAGCAAGTCAACATGAAGAACGTGTTCAAGTTCATTATGGATCAAGCGGACAACTGGACGAAGGTGGCGGAAGCCATTCAAGGCGATCAAGGTCTTGGTCAGTGCAAGCGAGAGGCATAG
- a CDS encoding IclR family transcriptional regulator encodes MTETVKKYKAPAAEKMLDILELMAKENKYFSVTEISQRLAITPNSVFRIMKELEEKKYIQKNPLDSSYQLTGKLYYLGSSIGNRIALRNVAEQSMHTLRDATRETTLLTKVGSYGRTLVVEQLESLEPIKFLSTVGLEYPSHTSALGKAMLAFSPSSLVEQYVENNELNPVTRASISEAAALREELEFVHKRGYATDLEESCEGLRCIGAPIFNATGEIEGAIGISGPIFRMSETTIRRYSELVMEQALHISELLGYHRG; translated from the coding sequence ATGACCGAAACTGTCAAAAAATATAAAGCGCCGGCCGCCGAAAAAATGCTCGACATTCTGGAGCTAATGGCTAAGGAGAACAAATATTTCTCCGTAACTGAAATAAGCCAGCGCCTCGCGATTACACCGAACTCCGTGTTCCGTATTATGAAGGAGCTGGAGGAGAAGAAGTATATTCAGAAGAACCCGCTGGACAGCTCGTACCAGCTGACCGGTAAGCTGTACTACCTCGGCAGCTCGATCGGCAATCGGATCGCTCTGCGCAATGTAGCTGAGCAGTCGATGCACACGCTGCGGGATGCGACGAGAGAGACGACGCTGCTGACGAAGGTCGGCTCGTACGGTCGAACACTCGTCGTGGAGCAGCTCGAGAGTCTCGAGCCGATCAAGTTCTTGTCTACCGTCGGTCTGGAGTATCCGTCCCACACCTCCGCACTGGGCAAGGCGATGCTGGCGTTCAGCCCGAGCAGCCTGGTCGAGCAATACGTGGAGAACAACGAGCTGAACCCGGTTACTCGAGCCTCGATCTCGGAGGCTGCCGCACTTCGAGAGGAGCTGGAGTTCGTCCACAAGCGCGGCTATGCGACGGACCTCGAGGAATCGTGCGAGGGACTGCGCTGCATCGGCGCACCGATCTTCAACGCCACAGGCGAGATCGAAGGTGCGATTGGCATCTCCGGACCGATCTTCCGCATGTCCGAGACGACGATCCGCCGCTACAGCGAGCTCGTGATGGAGCAGGCGCTGCATATCTCAGAGCTGCTCGGGTATCATCGCGGGTAG